In one window of Deinococcus terrestris DNA:
- a CDS encoding GNAT family N-acetyltransferase, with product MTSPTSQAFTVRPLTPHEHPAVARILTETHPHDPMSVQDLERLLEDQARWGYRHEALVAVRNPGTSNADRPVDDTVLGTALYFQNPGAYHPHRYALHLAVGPQHQGQGIGAALWRELLARLGALGAESARIHAREDHPVAPGFLARRGGVPDHWAFPSTLDVPSFDPAPYAALFANLERQGVRLTTLAALRAQHTPHLNARLCALMNEIRTDVPRPEPALPLTQQLFDEAILGDFGLLPDGYVVAEQGGTFIGQSTLFTNGEGEALFTGLTGVARPWRGRGLATAMKVRVIELARTLGAAQIVTDNASDNAAMLAVNERLGFARQPATASYLVRFR from the coding sequence ATGACCAGCCCCACGTCCCAGGCCTTCACGGTTCGTCCCCTCACGCCGCATGAACACCCGGCGGTGGCCCGCATCCTGACCGAGACGCACCCCCACGACCCCATGAGCGTGCAGGATCTTGAGCGGCTGCTGGAAGACCAGGCGCGCTGGGGCTACCGACATGAGGCGCTCGTGGCCGTCCGGAACCCAGGAACCAGCAACGCAGACCGACCGGTGGATGACACGGTGCTGGGCACGGCCCTCTACTTCCAGAATCCGGGGGCCTACCATCCGCACCGCTACGCCCTGCACCTGGCGGTGGGTCCTCAGCATCAGGGCCAGGGCATCGGCGCGGCACTGTGGCGTGAGCTCCTCGCCCGACTGGGCGCCCTCGGGGCTGAGTCGGCCCGCATCCACGCCCGCGAGGACCACCCCGTCGCGCCCGGTTTCCTGGCCCGCCGAGGGGGCGTGCCCGACCACTGGGCCTTTCCCAGCACGCTGGACGTCCCGTCGTTCGACCCGGCACCGTACGCGGCCCTGTTCGCCAACCTTGAGCGGCAGGGCGTCCGGCTGACCACGCTCGCGGCGCTGCGGGCGCAGCACACCCCACACCTCAACGCCCGGCTGTGCGCGCTGATGAACGAGATCCGCACCGACGTGCCCCGGCCGGAACCCGCCCTGCCCTTGACCCAGCAGCTTTTCGACGAGGCGATCCTGGGCGACTTTGGCCTGCTGCCCGACGGGTACGTGGTGGCCGAGCAGGGCGGCACCTTCATCGGACAGAGCACGCTGTTTACCAACGGCGAGGGCGAGGCTCTGTTCACCGGCCTGACGGGCGTGGCGCGTCCCTGGCGGGGCCGGGGTCTTGCCACCGCCATGAAAGTGCGGGTGATTGAGCTCGCCCGCACCCTCGGCGCGGCGCAGATCGTGACCGACAACGCCAGTGACAACGCCGCCATGCTGGCCGTCAACGAACGGCTGGGCTTCGCGCGGCAACCGGCGACGGCCAGTTACCTGGTGCGTTTTCGTTAA